The proteins below are encoded in one region of Sphingobium yanoikuyae:
- a CDS encoding PH domain-containing protein, which translates to MSEAWLYDEHPAMVRAHPFLFLLLLVSVVGILAIGVWWVMHKGERLALSEREVLLERGLLAKQRTEVALSSIRSVRITQTFGQRLFDVGNVELFSAGDVAEIAIRNMPRPGRIRAIAAARNLDLLPQR; encoded by the coding sequence GTGAGCGAAGCATGGCTGTATGACGAGCATCCGGCGATGGTCCGGGCGCATCCCTTCCTGTTCCTGCTGCTGCTGGTTTCGGTGGTCGGTATCCTGGCGATCGGCGTGTGGTGGGTGATGCACAAGGGCGAGCGGCTGGCGCTGAGCGAGCGCGAGGTGCTGCTGGAGCGTGGCTTGCTGGCCAAGCAGCGGACCGAGGTGGCGCTGTCCAGCATCCGCAGCGTGCGCATCACGCAGACCTTCGGCCAGCGGCTGTTCGACGTCGGCAATGTCGAGCTGTTCAGCGCCGGTGACGTAGCGGAAATCGCGATCCGCAACATGCCGCGACCGGGCCGGATTCGGGCGATTGCGGCGGCCCGCAACCTGGACCTGCTGCCCCAGCGCTGA
- a CDS encoding nuclease yields the protein MAYSLHDIGDEDRDRSDHWLNDKQDQRRAIVPLRLILIALLMGALLLVLMRHVLPASTTASAPSIDAPATISTRFAACDDLDGQACVLATDAYAYQGRRYHLADISAPRLEGAACPQEAALARAGRTALQGMLNGGSFEAHADPADSDPTDRILLRDGVSLGQLLILKHYARPWSAKPIDWCAAG from the coding sequence ATGGCCTATAGCCTGCATGATATTGGTGACGAAGACCGGGACCGGTCGGACCATTGGCTGAATGACAAGCAGGATCAGCGCCGCGCCATCGTGCCGCTACGCCTCATCCTCATCGCCCTGTTGATGGGGGCGCTCCTCCTGGTCCTGATGCGCCATGTGCTGCCCGCGTCGACGACGGCTTCAGCACCATCCATCGACGCCCCCGCCACCATATCCACCCGTTTTGCCGCTTGTGACGATCTGGACGGCCAGGCCTGCGTCCTTGCCACCGACGCCTATGCCTATCAGGGCCGTCGCTACCATCTCGCCGACATCAGCGCGCCGCGTCTCGAAGGCGCTGCCTGCCCGCAGGAAGCCGCCCTTGCCCGCGCCGGCCGCACCGCGTTGCAGGGCATGCTGAACGGCGGCAGCTTCGAAGCCCATGCCGACCCCGCCGACAGTGACCCGACCGACCGCATCCTGCTGCGCGACGGTGTCTCGCTGGGCCAGCTTCTCATTCTCAAACATTATGCCCGTCCCTGGTCGGCCAAGCCAATCGACTGGTGTGCGGCCGGCTAA
- a CDS encoding acyltransferase family protein: MVETKPKRTRLTELDALRGIGALCVLVFHYSTRFHELFPQASHVPFSFPGGNYRVLLFFTISGFAIFFTLDRIGTVADFIVNRFARLYPAYLVAMLVTLSIEYLAQATQLLVGPFAILANLTMLQGFAFIPEVDGAYWTLTVEIAFYFCMVSIWKWIGLRHLEPTLVAWLILRWVMQLWPDIVPERVVMLLVLRYTPFFIIGMLAYRIWAGQRSWQQQAPYAALALLSIATMETWDVTIVGLVLMATFAALVRNHLRFLAIRPLVWMGGISYSFYLIHQHVGFVVMLEIARAGYSPWIGFAAAFLVALTLGTLINRLVERPAGEIILRWWKKRRRAPGPLAEIAPSR, from the coding sequence ATGGTCGAAACGAAGCCGAAACGGACAAGGCTGACGGAGCTGGACGCGTTGCGCGGGATCGGCGCCTTGTGCGTGCTGGTCTTCCATTATTCGACCCGCTTCCATGAGTTGTTCCCGCAGGCCAGCCATGTGCCCTTCAGCTTCCCCGGCGGCAATTACCGCGTGCTGCTGTTCTTCACCATTTCGGGCTTTGCGATCTTCTTCACGCTGGATCGGATCGGCACGGTCGCCGACTTCATCGTCAACCGCTTCGCCCGCCTCTACCCCGCCTATCTGGTGGCGATGCTGGTGACGCTGTCGATCGAATATCTGGCCCAGGCGACCCAGTTGCTGGTCGGCCCCTTTGCGATTCTCGCCAATCTGACGATGCTTCAGGGCTTTGCCTTCATTCCTGAAGTGGATGGCGCCTATTGGACGCTGACGGTGGAGATCGCCTTCTATTTCTGCATGGTCTCGATCTGGAAATGGATCGGCCTGCGGCATCTGGAACCGACGCTGGTGGCCTGGCTGATCCTGCGCTGGGTGATGCAGCTCTGGCCCGACATCGTGCCCGAACGGGTCGTGATGCTGCTGGTGCTGCGCTACACGCCCTTCTTCATCATCGGCATGCTGGCCTATCGCATCTGGGCTGGGCAACGCAGCTGGCAGCAGCAGGCCCCCTATGCCGCGCTGGCCCTGCTGTCGATCGCGACCATGGAAACATGGGACGTGACGATTGTCGGCCTGGTGCTGATGGCGACCTTCGCAGCGCTGGTCCGCAATCATCTGCGCTTCCTGGCGATCCGGCCGCTCGTCTGGATGGGCGGGATCAGCTACAGCTTCTACCTGATCCACCAGCATGTCGGTTTCGTCGTCATGCTGGAAATTGCCAGGGCCGGCTATAGCCCCTGGATCGGCTTTGCCGCCGCCTTCCTCGTCGCGCTGACGCTCGGCACGCTGATCAACCGCCTGGTCGAACGACCGGCGGGAGAGATCATCCTGCGCTGGTGGAAGAAGCGGCGACGGGCGCCAGGCCCACTTGCGGAAATCGCGCCGAGCAGATGA
- a CDS encoding CsgG/HfaB family protein: MRVLKMLTAAAVCLGSAAPMAMAAEKGSSARQEQSRKQAEIPRCTRRLGTVAIVEPDNQWWRELNLGSPEAILKIFVQQSGCFGLVNRGRSMASRNMERAMADNGELQANSNLGRGQVKAADYFLEPDIVSSNRNSGGNSLGGVLGGFMGGSTWGRIAGGINVKKSEANVTLSVVNARTTEEEALTEGYARKSDLSFNASGGSSWWGGFAGAGGGGYQNTEIGQVIVLAYLDAYTKLVTQLGGLPENAAAAAPVAQP, from the coding sequence ATGCGTGTATTGAAGATGCTGACTGCGGCTGCGGTCTGCCTTGGTTCGGCCGCGCCGATGGCGATGGCCGCCGAAAAGGGTTCGTCGGCCCGTCAGGAACAGTCGCGAAAGCAGGCGGAAATCCCGCGCTGCACCCGCCGCCTTGGTACCGTCGCAATCGTCGAGCCCGACAATCAGTGGTGGCGCGAACTCAATCTGGGCAGCCCCGAGGCGATCCTGAAGATCTTCGTGCAGCAGTCGGGCTGCTTTGGCCTCGTCAATCGAGGCCGGTCGATGGCGAGCCGCAACATGGAACGCGCCATGGCTGACAATGGCGAATTGCAGGCGAACAGCAATCTGGGCCGTGGCCAGGTGAAGGCGGCGGATTATTTCCTGGAGCCGGATATCGTCTCCTCCAACCGCAACAGCGGCGGCAATTCGCTGGGCGGCGTGCTCGGCGGCTTCATGGGTGGCAGCACCTGGGGCCGGATCGCCGGCGGCATCAACGTCAAGAAGAGCGAGGCCAATGTCACCCTCTCGGTCGTCAATGCCCGCACCACCGAGGAAGAGGCGTTGACCGAAGGCTATGCCCGCAAGTCAGACCTGAGCTTCAACGCGAGCGGCGGGTCGAGCTGGTGGGGCGGTTTTGCCGGCGCCGGTGGCGGCGGCTATCAGAATACCGAGATCGGCCAAGTGATCGTGCTCGCCTATCTCGACGCCTATACGAAACTGGTGACGCAGCTGGGTGGTCTGCCCGAAAATGCGGCCGCAGCCGCGCCGGTCGCGCAGCCCTGA
- the lepA gene encoding translation elongation factor 4, which translates to MTDLSHIRNFSIIAHIDHGKSTLADRLIQRTGGLTDREMSAQVLDNMDIEKERGITIKAQTVRLDYTAKNGETYELNLMDTPGHVDFAYEVSRSLAACEGALLVVDAAQGVEAQTLANVYQSIEHDHEIVPVLNKIDLPAAEPEKVRAEIEEVIGLDASEAVLASAKSGIGIDDILEAIVTKIPAPKGDRNAPLEAMLVDSWYDPYLGVVILVRVINGVIKKGQAIKFMIGGTEHLIDRVGCMRPKIEALPELAAGEIGFITAQIKEIAQTRVGDTITTVKNGAAKPLPGFKEVQPVVFCGLFPVDANDFEKLRESISKLRLNDASFSFEMETSAALGFGFRCGFLGLLHLEIIQERLSREYDLDLITTAPSVVYDMHMKDGRTLHLHNPADMPDPNHIEMIEEPWIEAVIYCPDEYLGSILKLCQDRRGIQKNLTYVGGRAQVTYELPLNEVVFDFYDRLKSISRGYASFDYHQIGTREGDLVKMSILVNNEPVDALSMIVHRSAAEARGRHMCERLKDLIPRHLFKIPIQAAIGGKVIARETIAAMRKDVTAKCYGGDITRKKKLLEKQKEGKKRMREYGSVQIPQEAFIAALRMGDEN; encoded by the coding sequence ATGACCGACCTGTCCCATATCCGAAACTTTTCGATCATTGCGCATATCGACCATGGCAAGTCGACGCTGGCCGATCGCCTGATCCAGCGCACCGGCGGCCTGACCGACCGTGAGATGAGCGCGCAAGTCCTTGATAATATGGACATCGAGAAGGAGCGCGGGATCACCATCAAGGCGCAGACCGTGCGCCTCGACTATACCGCCAAGAATGGCGAGACCTATGAGCTCAATCTCATGGACACGCCGGGCCATGTCGACTTCGCCTATGAAGTGTCGCGGTCGCTGGCCGCGTGCGAGGGCGCGTTGCTGGTGGTCGACGCCGCGCAGGGCGTGGAAGCGCAGACGCTGGCCAACGTCTATCAGTCGATCGAGCATGATCATGAGATCGTGCCGGTCCTGAACAAGATCGACCTGCCCGCCGCCGAGCCGGAGAAGGTCCGCGCGGAAATCGAGGAGGTGATCGGCCTCGACGCGTCGGAAGCGGTGCTGGCCAGCGCCAAGTCCGGCATCGGCATCGACGATATCCTGGAAGCGATCGTCACCAAGATCCCGGCGCCCAAGGGCGACCGCAATGCGCCGCTGGAAGCGATGCTGGTCGATAGCTGGTACGACCCCTATCTGGGCGTCGTCATCCTGGTGCGCGTCATCAACGGCGTCATCAAGAAGGGCCAGGCGATCAAGTTCATGATCGGCGGCACCGAGCATCTGATCGACCGTGTCGGCTGCATGCGCCCCAAGATCGAGGCGCTGCCCGAACTCGCCGCCGGCGAGATCGGCTTCATCACCGCGCAGATCAAGGAAATCGCCCAGACCCGCGTCGGCGACACGATCACGACCGTGAAGAATGGCGCAGCCAAGCCGCTGCCGGGCTTCAAGGAAGTACAGCCGGTGGTGTTCTGCGGCCTGTTCCCGGTCGATGCCAATGATTTCGAGAAATTGCGCGAGTCGATCTCGAAGCTGCGCCTCAATGACGCCAGCTTCTCGTTCGAGATGGAAACCTCGGCCGCGCTCGGCTTCGGTTTCCGCTGCGGCTTCCTCGGCCTCCTTCACCTGGAAATCATCCAGGAGCGCCTCAGCCGCGAATATGATCTGGACCTGATCACCACGGCGCCGTCGGTCGTCTATGACATGCACATGAAGGATGGTCGCACCCTTCACCTGCACAACCCGGCCGACATGCCCGATCCCAATCATATCGAGATGATCGAGGAGCCCTGGATCGAGGCGGTGATCTACTGCCCCGACGAATATCTCGGCTCGATCCTGAAGCTTTGCCAGGACCGTCGCGGTATCCAGAAGAACCTCACCTATGTCGGCGGCCGCGCCCAGGTGACCTATGAACTGCCGCTCAACGAAGTGGTGTTCGACTTCTATGACCGCCTGAAGAGCATCAGCCGTGGCTATGCCTCGTTCGACTATCACCAGATCGGCACGCGCGAGGGCGACCTCGTCAAGATGAGCATCCTCGTCAACAACGAGCCGGTCGATGCGCTGTCGATGATCGTCCACCGCTCCGCCGCCGAAGCGCGCGGCCGCCACATGTGCGAGCGCCTCAAGGATCTGATCCCCCGCCACCTGTTCAAGATCCCGATTCAGGCGGCGATCGGCGGCAAGGTGATCGCGCGCGAGACGATCGCGGCGATGCGTAAGGACGTCACGGCGAAATGCTATGGCGGCGACATCACCCGCAAGAAGAAGCTGCTGGAAAAGCAGAAGGAAGGCAAGAAGCGGATGCGCGAATATGGCAGCGTCCAGATTCCGCAGGAAGCCTTCATCGCCGCCCTGCGCATGGGCGACGAGAATTAG
- a CDS encoding ATPase → MAYPIRSILTGAGMALAAAPGQGGVVASSDAGFVVQASVDVAMAPGAAYALLAEPGRWWNSAHTYSGDARNMVLEAKAGGCFCETLPDKNGKGFSGSIEHARVIYAAPGQRLRLSGALGPLQSEAVTGVLDFAIAARPGGSHVTLTYSVGGYMRGGLVPIAPIVDKVLVEQLDGYKRAIDSKG, encoded by the coding sequence ATGGCCTATCCAATCAGATCGATACTGACAGGCGCCGGCATGGCGCTGGCGGCCGCGCCCGGACAGGGTGGGGTGGTTGCCAGCAGCGATGCCGGCTTTGTCGTGCAGGCGAGCGTGGACGTGGCTATGGCGCCCGGCGCGGCCTATGCGCTGCTGGCAGAGCCGGGGCGCTGGTGGAACAGCGCCCACACCTATAGCGGCGATGCGCGCAACATGGTGCTGGAGGCGAAGGCCGGCGGCTGCTTCTGCGAGACCCTTCCTGACAAGAACGGAAAGGGGTTCTCCGGCAGCATCGAACATGCGCGGGTCATCTATGCCGCGCCGGGCCAGCGATTGCGGCTGAGCGGGGCTCTGGGGCCGCTGCAGAGCGAAGCGGTGACCGGTGTGCTGGACTTCGCCATCGCGGCCAGGCCGGGCGGCAGCCATGTGACGCTGACCTATTCCGTTGGCGGTTATATGCGCGGTGGCCTGGTGCCGATCGCGCCGATCGTCGACAAGGTGCTGGTGGAGCAGCTCGACGGCTATAAGCGGGCGATCGACAGCAAGGGCTGA
- a CDS encoding adenylate kinase, translating to MNIILLGPPGAGKGTQATRLVDSRGMVQLSTGDMLRAAVKAGTPVGLQAKALMESGSLVPDEVVSGIIGEALDALAADTGVIFDGYPRTEAQAHSLDTILADRGRTLDHVIELEVDEDALVERITGRFTCATCGEGYHDAFKQPKVEGTCDKCGGHEFKRRPDDNEETVRTRMAEYRAKTAPILPIYEARGIVSRVDGMADMNDVSGAIVAILDGVPA from the coding sequence ATGAATATCATTCTGCTTGGTCCTCCGGGTGCCGGCAAGGGCACCCAGGCCACGCGGCTCGTCGACAGCCGTGGCATGGTTCAGCTGTCGACCGGCGACATGCTGCGGGCTGCGGTGAAGGCGGGGACTCCGGTCGGCCTTCAGGCCAAGGCGCTGATGGAATCGGGTTCGCTGGTGCCGGACGAGGTCGTCTCGGGCATCATCGGCGAAGCGCTTGATGCGCTGGCGGCCGATACCGGCGTGATCTTCGACGGCTATCCGCGGACCGAGGCCCAGGCCCATTCGCTCGACACCATCCTGGCCGATCGCGGCCGCACGCTCGATCATGTGATCGAGCTGGAAGTGGACGAGGATGCGCTGGTCGAGCGCATCACCGGTCGCTTCACCTGCGCGACCTGCGGCGAGGGCTATCATGATGCCTTCAAGCAGCCCAAGGTCGAGGGTACGTGCGACAAGTGCGGCGGGCACGAATTCAAGCGTCGTCCCGACGACAATGAGGAAACGGTGCGGACCCGCATGGCCGAATATCGCGCCAAGACTGCACCGATCCTGCCGATCTACGAAGCGCGCGGCATCGTCAGCCGCGTCGACGGCATGGCCGACATGAACGATGTCAGCGGCGCGATCGTCGCCATCTTGGACGGCGTTCCGGCCTGA
- the secY gene encoding preprotein translocase subunit SecY encodes MASRADQLASNLSLAKFSQATDLKKRLWFTLGALIVFRFLSFVPLPGIDPTALAAWSQKSAGGILDIFNTFSGGALSRASLITLGIMPYITASIVVQLAASLSPQLAAIKKEGESGRKKLNQYTRYGTVGLTAVQGYAAAANWQAQGVVVDPGMLFVVSAIISLIGGTMFLLWLGEQITSRGIGNGTSLIIMAGIVAQLPVTLSNLFKSGSEGSISGLVIFLVVVLGFGLIAFICFMERAQRRVLIQYPKRQTRQGLMQADRSHLPLKVNTAGVIPPIFASSLLLLPLTISQFMGVKADDDSRWSSIVLTINQYLSHGSPFYMGLYGLGIVFFCFFYTAVVFNPEETADNLKRNGGFIPGIRPGKNTENYLDYVLTRITVIGAAYLAFICLVPEFAIARAGIPFYLGGTSLLIVVNVTVDTVTQIQSHLLAHQYGDLIKKAKLKGRLR; translated from the coding sequence ATGGCATCGAGAGCCGACCAGCTCGCATCCAATCTCAGCCTCGCGAAGTTCAGCCAGGCGACCGACCTCAAGAAGCGCCTGTGGTTCACCCTCGGCGCGCTGATCGTCTTCCGCTTCCTCAGCTTCGTGCCGCTGCCGGGTATCGATCCCACCGCGCTCGCGGCCTGGTCGCAGAAGTCGGCCGGTGGCATCCTCGACATCTTCAACACCTTCTCGGGTGGTGCATTGTCGCGCGCGAGCCTCATCACGCTCGGCATCATGCCCTATATCACCGCGTCGATCGTGGTGCAGCTGGCCGCCTCCCTCTCGCCGCAGCTCGCGGCGATCAAGAAGGAAGGCGAGAGCGGCCGCAAGAAGCTGAACCAATATACCCGCTATGGCACCGTCGGCCTGACCGCCGTGCAGGGCTATGCCGCCGCCGCCAACTGGCAGGCGCAGGGCGTGGTTGTGGACCCCGGCATGCTGTTCGTCGTCTCGGCGATCATCTCGCTGATCGGCGGCACCATGTTCCTGCTGTGGCTGGGTGAGCAGATCACCTCGCGCGGCATCGGCAACGGCACCTCGCTGATCATCATGGCCGGTATCGTCGCGCAGCTGCCGGTGACGCTGAGCAACCTGTTCAAGTCGGGCAGCGAAGGCTCGATCTCGGGCCTGGTCATCTTCCTGGTCGTCGTGCTGGGCTTTGGTCTGATTGCCTTCATCTGCTTCATGGAACGCGCGCAGCGCCGGGTGCTGATCCAGTATCCCAAGCGCCAGACGCGCCAGGGCCTGATGCAGGCCGATCGCAGCCACCTGCCGCTGAAGGTCAACACCGCGGGCGTGATCCCGCCGATCTTCGCCAGCTCGCTGCTGCTGCTGCCGCTGACCATCTCGCAGTTCATGGGCGTGAAGGCGGACGATGACAGCCGCTGGAGCAGCATCGTGCTGACGATCAACCAGTATCTGTCGCACGGCAGCCCCTTCTACATGGGCCTTTATGGCCTGGGCATCGTCTTCTTCTGCTTCTTCTACACCGCCGTGGTGTTCAATCCGGAAGAGACGGCCGACAATCTGAAGCGCAATGGCGGCTTCATTCCGGGCATCCGTCCGGGCAAGAATACCGAGAATTATCTCGATTATGTCCTGACCCGGATCACCGTGATCGGCGCCGCCTACCTGGCCTTTATCTGTCTGGTGCCGGAATTTGCCATCGCCCGGGCGGGAATTCCCTTCTACCTTGGTGGGACTAGCCTGCTGATCGTCGTCAATGTTACGGTCGATACCGTGACCCAGATCCAGAGCCATCTGCTTGCCCATCAATATGGGGATCTGATCAAGAAGGCGAAGCTGAAGGGCCGTCTGCGCTAA
- the rplO gene encoding 50S ribosomal protein L15, producing MKLNEINDNAGARKGRMRVGRGIGSGKGKTAGRGQKGAKARSGVSINGFEGGQMPLHMRIPKRGFNNIFANDYAIVNLGEVQAAIDAGKLDAAAVIDHAALKAANLARGGKDGVRVLAKGELTTKVSFLVAGASKSAVEAVAKAGGKLDVIEVVPAAEKAKAKKGTALAAKKAAKA from the coding sequence ATGAAACTGAACGAAATCAACGACAATGCCGGTGCCCGCAAGGGCCGTATGCGCGTCGGCCGCGGTATCGGCTCGGGCAAGGGCAAGACCGCCGGTCGCGGCCAGAAGGGTGCCAAGGCACGCTCGGGCGTCAGCATCAACGGCTTCGAGGGTGGCCAGATGCCGCTCCACATGCGCATCCCGAAGCGCGGCTTCAACAACATCTTCGCCAACGATTATGCGATCGTGAACCTGGGTGAAGTGCAGGCCGCGATCGACGCCGGCAAGCTGGACGCCGCTGCCGTCATCGACCATGCGGCTCTGAAGGCCGCCAACCTGGCCCGTGGTGGCAAGGATGGCGTCCGCGTCCTGGCCAAGGGCGAACTGACCACCAAGGTCAGCTTCCTGGTCGCCGGTGCCTCGAAGAGCGCCGTCGAAGCGGTCGCCAAGGCTGGTGGCAAGCTGGACGTGATCGAAGTCGTCCCGGCTGCCGAGAAGGCCAAGGCGAAGAAGGGCACCGCCCTTGCCGCCAAGAAGGCCGCCAAGGCCTAA
- the rpmD gene encoding 50S ribosomal protein L30: MAKIKIKQIGSPIRRPESQKKILIGLGLGKMHRVVELEDTAEVRGAIKKLPHMVEVVEG; the protein is encoded by the coding sequence ATGGCGAAGATCAAGATCAAGCAGATCGGTTCGCCGATCCGTCGCCCCGAAAGCCAGAAGAAGATTCTGATCGGCCTGGGCCTTGGCAAGATGCATCGCGTGGTCGAGCTGGAAGACACGGCGGAAGTCCGCGGTGCCATCAAGAAGCTCCCCCACATGGTGGAAGTGGTCGAGGGCTAA
- the rpsE gene encoding 30S ribosomal protein S5, with protein MADENTNEVVAPVEGAEAQTEGRGPGRGRGRGGDRNRGERGGRGRRDDRRGGNRDEEQGEELIEKLVHINRVSKTVKGGKRFGFAALVVVGDGKGRAGFGHGKAREVPEAISKATASAKKAMVRVPLKEGRTLHHDGLGHFGAGKVTVRSAPAGTGIIAGGPMRAVFESLGVADVVTKSNGTSNPYNMIRATFAALGEQTSPKSVAQRRGKKVADLLRRGGASAEVAQADAEAIAE; from the coding sequence ATGGCTGACGAAAACACCAACGAAGTCGTCGCGCCCGTCGAGGGTGCCGAGGCTCAGACCGAAGGTCGTGGTCCCGGCCGTGGCCGTGGCCGTGGCGGTGACCGCAACCGTGGCGAGCGTGGCGGCCGTGGCCGTCGCGACGACCGCCGTGGCGGCAACCGTGACGAGGAACAGGGCGAAGAGCTGATCGAGAAGCTGGTTCACATCAACCGCGTCTCGAAGACCGTCAAGGGCGGTAAGCGCTTCGGTTTCGCTGCTCTGGTCGTCGTCGGCGACGGCAAGGGCCGCGCCGGTTTCGGTCATGGCAAGGCGCGCGAAGTGCCTGAAGCCATCAGCAAGGCGACCGCTTCGGCCAAGAAGGCCATGGTTCGCGTTCCGCTGAAGGAAGGCCGCACCCTGCACCATGACGGCCTCGGCCACTTCGGTGCTGGCAAGGTGACTGTCCGTTCGGCTCCGGCCGGTACCGGCATCATCGCCGGCGGTCCGATGCGCGCCGTGTTCGAAAGCCTCGGCGTCGCTGACGTCGTGACCAAGTCGAACGGCACCTCGAACCCCTACAACATGATCCGTGCGACCTTCGCGGCGCTGGGCGAGCAGACCAGCCCCAAGTCGGTGGCGCAGCGTCGTGGCAAGAAGGTCGCTGACCTTCTGCGTCGCGGTGGTGCCTCGGCCGAAGTCGCGCAGGCTGACGCCGAAGCGATTGCGGAGTAA
- the rplR gene encoding 50S ribosomal protein L18, protein MAKLSLFARRRRRVRTALKAVSGTRPRLSVHRSGRHIYAQIIDDVAGTTVAAASTLDKDVGSKALGKTGASSEAAADVGKRVAAAATAAGVTKVVFDRGGFLFHGRVKALADAAREGGLEF, encoded by the coding sequence ATGGCTAAGCTTTCCCTCTTCGCGCGGCGTCGTCGCCGCGTTCGCACCGCGCTCAAGGCTGTTTCGGGCACCCGCCCGCGCCTCAGCGTCCATCGTTCGGGCCGTCACATCTACGCCCAGATCATCGACGACGTCGCCGGTACCACTGTCGCCGCCGCTTCGACCCTGGACAAGGATGTTGGTTCGAAGGCTCTGGGCAAGACCGGCGCCTCTTCCGAAGCCGCTGCCGATGTCGGCAAGCGCGTCGCTGCCGCTGCTACGGCGGCCGGCGTCACCAAGGTCGTGTTCGACCGCGGTGGCTTCCTGTTCCATGGCCGCGTCAAGGCGCTGGCCGATGCCGCCCGTGAAGGCGGGCTGGAGTTCTGA
- the rplF gene encoding 50S ribosomal protein L6, whose protein sequence is MSRTGKKPVTVPAGVTASIADGQLSVKGPKGTLAMPLADEVTYTVEEGSIAVKPANNGKRARAFWGMQRTLIQNLITGVTQGFSKKLLITGVGYRANSQGKTLKLQLGYSHDVDFEIPEGIEIKTPDNTTVEISGIDKQQVGQVAAEIRRWRKPEPYKGKGIKYAGEFIFRKEGKKK, encoded by the coding sequence ATGAGCCGCACTGGCAAGAAGCCGGTCACCGTGCCTGCGGGCGTGACCGCGTCGATCGCTGACGGTCAGCTGTCGGTGAAGGGGCCCAAGGGCACCCTCGCCATGCCGCTGGCCGACGAAGTGACCTACACCGTCGAAGAAGGCAGCATCGCTGTAAAGCCCGCCAACAACGGCAAGCGCGCCCGCGCTTTCTGGGGCATGCAGCGTACCCTGATCCAGAACCTGATCACCGGCGTGACCCAGGGCTTCTCGAAGAAGCTACTGATCACCGGTGTCGGCTACCGTGCGAACTCGCAGGGCAAGACCCTGAAGTTGCAGCTCGGCTACAGCCACGACGTCGATTTCGAGATTCCGGAAGGCATCGAGATCAAGACCCCGGATAACACCACGGTCGAGATCAGCGGCATCGACAAGCAGCAGGTAGGCCAGGTCGCCGCCGAGATCCGCCGCTGGCGCAAGCCCGAACCCTATAAGGGCAAGGGTATCAAGTACGCCGGCGAATTCATCTTCCGCAAGGAAGGGAAGAAGAAGTAA
- the rpsH gene encoding 30S ribosomal protein S8, producing MALTDPLGDMLTRIRNGQQAKKDSVVSPASKLRARVLDVLQREGYIRGYSEETLGNHPGLRIELKYFEGQPAIKHVARVSKPGRRVYSGSKELPVIRNGLGITIVSTPKGVLSDAEAREQNVGGEVLAEVF from the coding sequence ATGGCATTGACCGATCCCCTGGGTGATATGCTCACCCGCATCCGTAACGGGCAGCAGGCGAAGAAGGACAGCGTTGTGTCCCCCGCCAGCAAGCTCCGTGCCCGCGTGCTCGACGTGCTGCAGCGCGAAGGCTATATCCGTGGTTATTCCGAGGAAACCCTCGGCAATCACCCCGGCCTGCGCATCGAGCTGAAGTATTTCGAGGGCCAGCCTGCGATCAAGCATGTTGCCCGCGTGTCCAAGCCTGGTCGCCGCGTCTATTCCGGTTCCAAGGAACTGCCGGTGATCCGCAACGGCCTGGGCATCACCATTGTCTCGACGCCCAAGGGCGTTCTGTCCGACGCCGAAGCGCGTGAACAGAATGTCGGCGGCGAAGTGCTGGCGGAGGTGTTCTGA
- the rpsN gene encoding 30S ribosomal protein S14 yields the protein MAKLSSINKNERRKKLVKKYAGRYAKLKAIAADTALDDTERLIARLKMAEVPRNGNPTRIRNRCELTGRPRAYYRKFRLCRVQLRDLANKGLIPGVTKSSW from the coding sequence ATGGCGAAACTGAGTTCGATCAACAAGAACGAGCGCCGCAAGAAGCTGGTGAAGAAGTATGCCGGCCGCTATGCGAAGCTCAAGGCGATCGCAGCCGATACCGCTCTCGACGACACCGAGCGTCTGATTGCGCGTCTGAAGATGGCGGAAGTCCCCCGCAACGGCAACCCGACCCGCATTCGCAACCGCTGCGAACTGACGGGCCGCCCGCGCGCTTACTACCGCAAATTCCGTCTCTGCCGCGTGCAGCTGCGTGATCTGGCCAACAAGGGCCTGATCCCCGGCGTCACCAAGTCGAGCTGGTAA